The DNA region GGTTCAATATGGGGAACAGGAGCTGTGTGGGGTCATGAATCTTGGTGTGAAGCCTACCTTTCACGAAAACGGGATGAAGCCTACGTTTGAGGTGCACTTGCTTGATTTTGATGGACAGATATATGATGAGGAATTAAAGGTTGAGCTCGTTCACTATATTCGTGCAGAACGGAAATTTGACTCGATTGATGCATTGATCAGCCAGATTCGTGAAGATGCTTTAACTGCAGCTCGCCTGTTATCTTGAGGCTCAGGATAAAATACAGGTTTACATTTACTTTGTCTGGGCAATTATGATATAATGTACTACGTTGTCGTTTGAGACAACACATAACCTTGGCTTGGTTGCTTGCTCTCACCGGCGGTGACGAGGCTAATGGCGATTATAATGAAGGAGGTGAATAGGATGGCATTGACTCAAGAACGTAAACAACAACTGATCGACGAGCACAAAACTCATGAGTCCGATACTGGATCACCTGAGGTGCAAGTTGCTATCCTTACGGAAAACATCAGAAGTTTGACAGACCACTTGCGTACGCATAAGAAAGATCACCACTCACGTCGTGGACTTTTGAAAATGGTAGGTCAACGTCGTAAGCTTTTGGCTTACGTGAAAAACAAAGATGTTAAACGTTACAGCGCACTGATCGAAAAACTCGGATTGCGTCGTTAATTATCGTACATGTTTTCAAAATCAACCTGGCTGTTATCCGTCGTTCTTTTGTCTAAAAGGACAAGCGGAGCTTACAGCCGGGTTGTTTTGTAGATGAACATGTTGCCATATATTTGTAGATGATAGCTCCGCAAGGAGCTTTTGTTTTGCGAGTTAGCATGTTGCAAGATACATAGCTAATGAATGCTGGACAAGCAGGAAATACTGTGAAAATGCAGAATCCATTGTGTTAGGAACGAAAAAAAGGAGGGATTTCATGGAACAGCGTGTTGAAATGCAGCTTGGTGGAAGAACGCTTACGTTTGAAACAGGGCGTTTGGCCAAGCAGGCCAATGCTGCCGTTAAGGTAACATACGGGGATACCGTTGTATTGTGTACCGTTACTGCATCGAGTGAGCCAAAAGATCTGGACTTTTTCCCATTAACGGTGAACTATGAAGAAAGATTGTACGCCGTAGGTAAAATCCCGGGTGGATTTATCAAACGTGAAGGTAGACCGAGCGAGAAAGCAATTCTTTCGAGCCGTTTGACCGACCGTCCAATTCGTCCATTGTTCCCGGAAGGCTTTCGGAATGATGTACAAGTTCTGAATATCGTTATGAGTGTGGACCAGGACTGTGAACCGCAAATCGCTGCAATGATCGGTACATCAGCTGCACTGAGCATCTCGGATGTTCCATTCAGCGGACCGATTGGTGGCGTGAAAGTTGGACGTATTAATGGTGAGTTCATCATTAACCCAACGATTGCACAGCTTGAAGTAAGTGAGCTTGAGCTGGTAGTTGCAGGGACCAAGGATGCCATCATGATGGTTGAGGCTGAAGCTAACGAATTACCAGAAGAAGTAATGCTTGAAGCCATTATGTTCGGACATGACGAGATTAAAAACATTGTTGCTGTAATTGAACAACTCGTACAAGTAGCCGGCAAAGAAAAAATGGCTGTGAAACTGCATGCCGTGAATGCTGAAGTCAACAGCAGTGTACGCGAATTCGCGAGCGCTCGTCTGATTGAGGCAGTTAAAATTGCTGAGAAGCATGCTCGTCAGGATGCCATTGATGCTGTGAATGACGAAACGGTTGCTCACTTCGAAGAGAAGTATATTGAGACTCCTGAACTGCTCAAAGACGTGAAGGAAGTCCTGCACGATATCGTCAAAGAAGAAGTGCGTCGTCTTATTACGCATGACAAAGTTCGTCCCGATGGACGTGGACTCGCTGAGATCCGTCCAATTGAATGTGATACATCCCTGCTGCCACGTACTCACGGTTCTGGTCTGTTCACTCGTGGTCAAACACAGGCCCTCAGCGTTTGTACACTGGGTGCACTGGGTGATGTTCAAATTTTGGACGGAATCAGTTTGGAAGAAACCAAACGTTTCATGCATCATTACAACTTCCCTCCGTTTAGCGTAGGTGAAGCTCGTCCACTGCGTGCGCCAGGCCGTCGCGAAATCGGTCACGGTGCTTTGGGTGAGCGTGCGCTTTCCAAAGTTATTCCTTCCGAAACGGACTTCCCATACACGATTCGTCTGGTATCTGAAGTACTGGAATCTAACGGTTCCACGTCCCAGGCAAGTATTTGTGCAAGCACGCTGGCAATGATGGATGCAGGTGTACCGATCAAAGCTCCAGTAGCAGGTGTAGCTATGGGTCTGATCAAAGATGGGGATCATGTATCCATTCTGAGTGACATTCAAGGGATGGAAGATCATCTGGGCGATATGGACTTCAAAGTTGCAGGAACACCTGATGGTGTAACCGCTATTCAGATGGACATCAAAATTGATGGTATTGATCGTCAAATCTTGTCCGAAGCTCTGGCTCAAGCCAAAGAAGGTCGTATGCACATCTTGGGCAAAATGACCGAAGTGATGAAAACTCCACGTGAGCAGTTGTCCCAATACGCACCTAAAATTACAACGATGCATATCAATCCGGACAAAATCCGTGATGTTATCGGTGCAGGTGGTAAAATTATCAATAAAATCATCGAGGAAACCGGTGTTAAAATTGATATTGAGCAGGATGGACGTGTCTTTATCGCTTCTTCCAACCAGGAAATGAATGATAAAGCTAAATCAATCATCGAAGGCATCGTGCGTGAAGTACTGGTCGGCGAGATTTATGTAGGTAAAGTAAAACGTGTGGAGAAGTTTGGTGCTTTCGTTGAAGTACTGCCGAACAAAGAAGGTCTGGTACACATCTCACAATTGTCCACCGAACGTGTTGCCAAAGTGGAAGATGTAGTTGCCATTGGTGATTCCATTACGGTAAAAGTAACGGAAATCGATCCACAAGGCCGTATCAACTTGTCCCGCAAAGCCGTATTGACTGCCGAAGCTCCGGCTCAATCCTAGGCTCCATACTACAGTGTTTTTGAAAAGCTATATTGAATGAAGAGACAGAATGTGAATTTCTGGCTCTTTTTTTAACGTTTAAATATCGAGGTTAATTTGCTGGTCTATCCCTTAAAGCCTCAAATCCAGTTTTGAAGATACTTCACATGGAAAGCTTGTTTTATTCATATTCTTGCCCTTGTCCTCATATGATGGGGACAAAGACGGCGGGAGGATGGAGCTGTGGGAAACCAATCCAAAAAACTGGCGGCTGTTCTTGTGGGTGTGGCAGCAGTCATACTGGTAGGACAAGTGGGCAGTGTACGTACATACATTACGGAAATCCGTGATGGGCCAGGCACGCAAAATGCATTTGATATGTTCAAAGAGGCAACCGGAGAAGAACAGCTATTGTCGGCGATCCGGGATAAAGCGGTCGAAACGAAAATCGCTCCGATAAATGCCAGAGTAGATCGGGTCTGGAAAGCGATACCCGGGTATAACGGAATAGAGATTGATGTGGAAGCCACGTATCGCAAAGCGCTTGGTGGGACGTTGAATACCAAGATAGCGTATGTGTATCGGCAGACTGAACCTGAGATCCAGCTCAAAGATCTGGGTGCACATCCGATTTACCGGGGAAATGCCGAAAAGCCAATGGTCTCTTTTATGATTAATGTAGCCTGGGGTAATGAGTATATTATCCCGATGCTAGATACGCTGGATGCTGAAAAGGTCAAAGCAACGTTTTTTCTGGATGGAAGCTGGTTAAGCAAAAACGAGGAACTGGCCAAGGAAATCCAAAAGCGCGGACATGAGTTGTCAAATCATGCTTACTCCCATCCGAACATGAGTCGGTTGAGTACCGAGCGGGCCAAGCTGGAGATCAGTAAAACCCAGGACTTGCTCAAAGAAAAGTTGGGAGTTGAAAATCACTGGTTTGCTCCACCTTCCGGCGATTTTAACCAGCAAACAGTAGATATTGCTTCCCGCATGGGGCTGCAAACCGTGCTGTGGACACTGGATACGGTTGATTGGCGCAAACCGAGTTCTGAATCGGTTGTAGTGAAAATTGCCAAAAATGTGGAGGCCGGTACATTAATTCTGATGCATCCAACGGCTGCTTCCTCTGGAGCCCTAAAAGGAATGATTGATTCTATACGCGCCAAGGGTTTGATGCTGGGAACAGTAAGTGAAACCCTGTCATCCGAGCGTGTAAAGGCTTCAGCGGTTGAGTAACCGATGTTTTTTTGTTAATATCAAACAGTTGGAACCAAATGTCGATTTCAATTTCGTTTTGAGATCAGGGCAATTATAGAGATGTAGGAGGGCCAACCGTGAAAAAAATTCAGCTGGGCAATGGCCTCAGAGTTGTCATGGAACAGATTCCGACCTGTCGTTCCGTGTCATTCGGTATATGGGTCAAGACAGGTTCTCGTAATGAGCAGCCTGCAAGCAACGGGGTGTCACATTTTATTGAACATATGCTGTTCAAGGGAACGGATCGTTACGATGCCAAGGCGATTGCGGAGCAGTTCGATGCGATCGGTGGTAACGTAAACGCGTTCACTTCGAAAGAATACACATGTTATTACGCCAAAGTATTGGATGAACATCTGCCAATAGCTGTTGATGTATTATCCGATATGTTTTTCCGCTCCAAAATGGATGATGGTGAACTGGTCAAGGAGAAGAACGTCATTCTGGAAGAAATATCAATGTATGAAGATACGCCGGATGACATGGTCCATGATCTTATGGCCTTGGCCGCCTATGGTGAGCATCCGCTCGCTTATCCGATTCTGGGTACAGAAGAGCGTCTCAAGGCGATGGATTCAAGCCATCTGCGTGCATATATGAAGGAGCACTATACGATTGAAAACACGGTTATTAGTATTGCAGGTAACATTGATGACAGTGTGATCGATTTGATGGAAAAGCATTTTGGTGCGTTTGATGTTAACGGTGTGACTGAGAAGGTCACGATGCCTGCATTCCAGAGTGGGCAGCTCTTCCATAAGAAGAAAACGGAACAGAATCATATCTGTATCTCGTTCCCGGGCTGTAAGATTGGAGATCCGCTCCAGTTCGCCATGGTTGTGTTGAATAACGCCATTGGTGGAGGAATGAGCTCCAGGCTGTTCCAGGAAATTCGGGAAAAACGTGGTTTGGCTTACTCTGTTTATTCTTATCATAGTTCCCATGCGGATAGCGGACTCTTCACTATATACGCAGGTACAGCGCCTAAACAGACGAAGGAAGTACTGGACTTGACCAAAGAGGTTCTGCACGACCTGGCGGTAAACGGACTGTCTGAGGATGAGCTGCGCAAAGGTAAAGAACAGCTGAAAGGCAGTCTGATCCTCAGTTTGGAAAGCACGGGCAGCCGGATGAATCGCCTGGGCAAAAACGAGCTGATGCTGGGCAGACATCATACGCTGGACGAAATGATTGCGAAAATTGAAGAAGTGACGATGGACGATGTCGATGCTGTGCTGGATCTGATGTTTGCCGAGCCGTTTGCGCTCGCCATGGTCGGTGCTTCGGATCGTACGATCGCTGGATTAAGAAGGGATGATTTTGTTGCATTACGTTCAAATTCAAAAGTTACCGGGCAATGAGGATATCAAGTTGCCTCAAAAAATGTCAGAGCTGGCCTCCGGCTTTGATGTAGTTGCGGCAATTCAGGAAGAAGTTGTATTGCAGCCGGGACAGCGTACGTTGATTCCTACCGGACTCGCAATGGCTATGCCAGCTGGACTGGAGGCACAGGTTCGCCCTCGCAGCGGTCTGGCTTTCAAGCATGGGATTACATGTCTGAACACACCAGGTACCATTGATGCCGATTATCGTGGTGAGGTTAAGGTTCTGCTGATCAATCTGGGTCAGGAGCCGTTTACGATTGTGCGTGGAGAGCGCATCGCCCAAATCGTGTTTCAAACTGTTCCGGCAGTCGAATTAACAGAGGTAAGTGAACTATCGGAAACTGTGCGTGGAGAAGGCGGGTTTGGTCATACTGGTAAATAACAGATTCATTTCCGTAGCAAGCTGTGTTAGCATCCTCTGTAATCGAAGGTTTAATCATTAATTACTGAGTATGTTCTCCAAGAGTCGTCCCCATGGGACGGCTCTTTTTTATATTTCAGGGGGGGAACATCAAAATTTCAAAAGATGAAGGAAAATCAAATTGTTTCACCCCCTTGTAGGCCACTGCATACGATAAGGCATACATGTGGTGAAAGGAGTGACGTCCCGATGCTGACCGGTGTCCGGATTATAGTCATGGGCGGAGATGCGCGGCAGCTTGAAGTCATTCAAAAATGCGCAGAGCTGGATGCTACGGTAAGTGTGGTGGGTTTCGACAAGTTGCAGCGCTCCATTCCGGGTATCGAACATCAGGAATTGGAGGATGAATTGTTCGCCTCGACAGATGTATTGGTGCTCCCCGTGGTTGGGTGTGACGATCAGGGGAAAGTGAGTACATCGTTCAGTGATACACCGATCTTTTTAAAAAAAGAACATGTTGCAGCATTGCCGGAACATTGTACGGTGTTCACTGGCATGGCGAAGCCGTTTTTACGCGATCTTTGCAAGGAAAATGGTCTAAGGCTTGTTGAAGTACTTGATCGTGATGATATCGCACTTTACAACTCCATTCCGACAGCTGAGGGGGCTATAGCCATGGCTATTCGGGAGACGGACTTCACGATCCACGGTTCGGAATGCATTGTGCTTGGCTTGGGTCGAACAGGGTTTACAATGGCCAAAACGCTCCAGGGACTTGGGGCAAATGTACGGGTAGGAATCAGGCGCGATGAGGATGCTGCGCGTGCTGCCATCATGGGCTGGAAGCCTTTCATGACAACGGATTTGGCCGCTCAAACCGGGGAAGTTGACTTGCTTTTTAATACAATACCGACTATGATAATCACAGCACAAATCCTGTCCAGAATGCCGCAAAAAGCAGTGATAATCGACCTCGCATCCGCTCCTGGCGGCTGTGATTTCAGGTATGCCGAAAAACGCGGTATCAAAGCGCTGCTTGCACCTGGCCTTCCCGGCATTGTTGCTCCCAAAACGGCTGGCGGCATTATTGCCGACGCGTTAATCCGTTTGCTTTTGGAAGAACAAAACGCACGGGAGGTTGAACAATGAACTGGCAGGGAAAAACGGTGGGTTATGCAATTACAGGTTCGCATTGTACGTTTGAAGAGGTTATGCCGGTGATTAGTCGATTTGTGGCTGAAGGTGCCAATGTCGTCCCGATTATTTCCAATTCGGTTCTGACTACGGATACACGCTTCGGGACTGCGCAAAATTGGCAAAAACAGTTGAAAGATATAACGGGGAATGATATCATTTCTACAATTGTTGAGGCAGAGCCGTTAGGACCTTCCAAGCTGCTCGATGTGCTCGTTATCGCTCCATGCACAGGCAACACGACGAGCAAGCTGGCTAACGCGATGACCGACAGTCCTGTTTTAATGGCAGCCAAAGCACAGATGCGTAATCAGCGTCCGTTGGTGCTCGCCATTTCTACAAATGACGGTCTGGGGTTGAATGCTGCGAATATTGCCAAACTGCTGGTGGCCAAATATTTGTATTTTGTGCCGTTTGGGCAGGATGATCCGGTAAAAAAACCAAACTCGTTAGTCGCCAAAATGGAGTTGATTCCCGAGGCATGTTGGAGTGCGCTTGAAGGAAAGCAGTTGCAGCCAATGATTGTGCAGCGTTTTACACAGGCTTGATATTTTTGAGCTTTGTCAATCATCAGGTTGTATGTTCAGATAAGGTACTGCAATAGCTTAGAATAGGATAACGGTTACACGCTTGAAGAATGAATATGGTTGGAGAGACAAAGAAAATCATGGGGACGATATGCTGGGATAAACAGCTTACCTGTGTCCGTGTTCCTTTCATTAAAGGACACTCCTGCTTGCAACGAAAGGCCTGGCAAGCGGGACGTGTGGATGGGGGAACGTGTGCGTCGTGATCTCGATAACAACCGCGGTCTTTATTGGGATTGTTCGGTACAGTCTTCAAAAGGAGCGGCATGAAATGCCGTATACATTGCTGAAATTATCGCATCGGAACGCTCCCTAGGTAATCCATTTGTTGATTTAACCTGTGTCCAGTCTTCTTGCGTACACAAATGGAGGAATAAAGATGCGCATCATGGTACAGAAATTTGGAGGCACGTCTCTCTCCACCGTTCAGGCGAGAGAGCATGTGCTCCGTCATGTTAAACGTGAACTTGAAGCAGGATTAAGTCTGGTCGTCGTTGTGTCAGCGATGGGACGCCGCGGTGAGCCATATGCGACCGATACGTTGCTGGACTGGACTGCACAGAACGGAAATGCACTATCTGCACGGGAAAAGGATTTACTGCTGTGCTGCGGTGAAATTATATCTGCAACGACTTTGAGCAGTTTGCTCGAGCATGAAGGCATTCCAACTACAGTGCTGACCGGTGCACAAGCGGGTTTTGTGACGGACGACAATTTCGGGAATGCCCGAATATTGGATGTCCGTCCTATTCGTGTGCTGGAACAGCTGCAGAACGGGCGTGTAGTCATTGTTACAGGGTTCCAGGGTCAGACCGAGAACGGTGACTTTACGACGCTTGGTCGTGGGGGAAGTGATACGTCAGCGACAGCTCTTGGTGCAGCATTACACGCTGAAATGGTGGACATATACACGGATGTGAATGGGATATTAACGGCAGATCCACGCATCGTGGAGGATGCTCGTCCGCTGACTGTTGTGAGTTATGCCGAGATATGCAACATGGCCCATCAAGGGGCCAAGGTTATTCATCCCCGTGCTGTCGAGATTGCGATGCAATCCCAGATTCCAGTGCGTGTAAGGTCTACCTTCGATGAGAGTGAAGGGACGTTGGTCACGCATCCAGAAGGATTCCAGGATGTGCAGACAGGCATTGTTGATCGATATGTAACCGGAATCGCCTATGTAAGTAATGTTACGCAAATAACGGTGGAAGTGCCGGGTGGTGCAGATCGGTTGCAGCTGAAAGTGTTTAAAACGATGGCTGAAAATTCGATTAGCGTGGATTTTATAAATGTTACCCCCTCGGGAGTTGTTTATACCGTTTTCGACAGTGATTCCGAGAAAGCCATACAAGTATTGCAGGAGATTGGTCTCAAACCGCAAAGTCTTTCCGGCTGTGCCAAGGTTTCCGTCATCGGTGGAGGCATCAACGGAGTGCCAGGTATTATGGCACGGATCGTGGAATCCTTGACACTGGCGGACATCCAGATCCTGCAATCTGCAGATTCCAATACAACGATTTGGGTACTTGTAAAAAAAGAAGATATGGTTCAAGCTCTGAGGGCGCTTCACGCCTCTTTCGAACTTCATTTGTAGCAAGTTGAAGTCAGCGGAGCCGGACCTGTTTTGAAGGAGGAATCGAATTGGACTTTGGAAGATTGATTACAGCAATGGTCACTCCGTTCAACGAGCAAGGGGGGATTCATTGGGAGGCAACTGCACGTCTGATAGACTATCTGATTGTAGATCAAAAGTCTGAGACACTTGTTGTGTCTGGAACAACAGGAGAATCTCCCACGCTTAGTGACAAAGAAAAAGTAGAACTATTCGAATTCGCAGTGAAACATGCGGCGGGACGTTGCAAAATTATTGCCGGAACAGGCAGCAATAATACCGCCCACTCTATCCATCTGACTCAGGACGCTGAACGTGCTGGTGTAGATGGCGTTTTGCTGGTTGTTCCTTATTACAACAAACCAAGCCAAGAAGGAATGTTCAGACATTTTGAAGCAATTGCGAGTGCGACGAAATTGCCGGTTATGTTGTATAACGTTCCTGGGCGTACGGCAGCCAGTCTTTCGGCTGCAACAACGCTCCGTTTGGCACAGATTCCTAACATTGTAGCTACAAAGGAATGTGTATCGTTGGAGCAAGTCACACAGATTTCGGCAGGTGCACCGGAACATTTCAGGGTGTATTCCGGTGACGATGCATCTGGCTTGCCTGCTATTGCAGTTGGTGCTTATGGTATCGTTAGCGTTGCAAGCCATGTCGTAGGCGCTGAGATGAAACAAATGATCGATGCCTTTTTCAATGGTATGCCTGTACAGGCATCTCAGATACATCAGCAGCTGTTTCCGGTATTCAAAGGTCTGTTCGAGTGTCCGCAGCCTCTGCCGAACCCTGTAGCGGTAAAATATGCTCTAACATTGCGTGGACTGGACGTAGGATCTGTGCGCTTACCTCTGATCCCCCCAACAGAGGAGGAGCAAACGTTTATTCGCGGCTTGTTTAGCTAATAACATACGAATATGGAATTGTATTGTTAACTTTTATAAACCCATAGAAATTGCAGAAGAATCGCTCCTCGACTAAGAGGATGCGATTCTTTTTTTAACGGTGGTTGTAAGGTTTCTTTTCACAACAGACAGGGAAACGTACAGGTTAACGAGAGAGTGACTTGTTTTTTTTGTTTTTAATCATGTATAATGATGTCAAGTGACTGGGTGCGGTATTTTTTTGAAATTGAAAGCGACATCGTTTCTCGGTGTGGCTTTATGGTGAAAAAGGAAGGAACGGCTAAGAAGGATCATTTCAAGTCCAACTAGTTGGAAAAGGGGAATAACTTCGAAGAACTTCTTCCAAATATCGTGAATAAAGGTGCTCTTTTGCATTCATCCCTATATACGGGCATGGGTGTAATGGACTGCTTTTCTTAACTTACAATAAAATAATAAGGTACGACGTCCAACTACCATAGGAGGTTTAGATTCATTTGTCTAAGAAAAATAACAACGATAAACTGATGATTTTTGCTTTGGGCGGCGTAGGCGAGATTGGTAAAAATA from Paenibacillus sp. JNUCC-31 includes:
- the dapA gene encoding 4-hydroxy-tetrahydrodipicolinate synthase → MDFGRLITAMVTPFNEQGGIHWEATARLIDYLIVDQKSETLVVSGTTGESPTLSDKEKVELFEFAVKHAAGRCKIIAGTGSNNTAHSIHLTQDAERAGVDGVLLVVPYYNKPSQEGMFRHFEAIASATKLPVMLYNVPGRTAASLSAATTLRLAQIPNIVATKECVSLEQVTQISAGAPEHFRVYSGDDASGLPAIAVGAYGIVSVASHVVGAEMKQMIDAFFNGMPVQASQIHQQLFPVFKGLFECPQPLPNPVAVKYALTLRGLDVGSVRLPLIPPTEEEQTFIRGLFS
- the rpsO gene encoding 30S ribosomal protein S15, producing MALTQERKQQLIDEHKTHESDTGSPEVQVAILTENIRSLTDHLRTHKKDHHSRRGLLKMVGQRRKLLAYVKNKDVKRYSALIEKLGLRR
- a CDS encoding M16 family metallopeptidase is translated as MKKIQLGNGLRVVMEQIPTCRSVSFGIWVKTGSRNEQPASNGVSHFIEHMLFKGTDRYDAKAIAEQFDAIGGNVNAFTSKEYTCYYAKVLDEHLPIAVDVLSDMFFRSKMDDGELVKEKNVILEEISMYEDTPDDMVHDLMALAAYGEHPLAYPILGTEERLKAMDSSHLRAYMKEHYTIENTVISIAGNIDDSVIDLMEKHFGAFDVNGVTEKVTMPAFQSGQLFHKKKTEQNHICISFPGCKIGDPLQFAMVVLNNAIGGGMSSRLFQEIREKRGLAYSVYSYHSSHADSGLFTIYAGTAPKQTKEVLDLTKEVLHDLAVNGLSEDELRKGKEQLKGSLILSLESTGSRMNRLGKNELMLGRHHTLDEMIAKIEEVTMDDVDAVLDLMFAEPFALAMVGASDRTIAGLRRDDFVALRSNSKVTGQ
- a CDS encoding dipicolinate synthase subunit B, with product MNWQGKTVGYAITGSHCTFEEVMPVISRFVAEGANVVPIISNSVLTTDTRFGTAQNWQKQLKDITGNDIISTIVEAEPLGPSKLLDVLVIAPCTGNTTSKLANAMTDSPVLMAAKAQMRNQRPLVLAISTNDGLGLNAANIAKLLVAKYLYFVPFGQDDPVKKPNSLVAKMELIPEACWSALEGKQLQPMIVQRFTQA
- a CDS encoding polysaccharide deacetylase family protein: MGNQSKKLAAVLVGVAAVILVGQVGSVRTYITEIRDGPGTQNAFDMFKEATGEEQLLSAIRDKAVETKIAPINARVDRVWKAIPGYNGIEIDVEATYRKALGGTLNTKIAYVYRQTEPEIQLKDLGAHPIYRGNAEKPMVSFMINVAWGNEYIIPMLDTLDAEKVKATFFLDGSWLSKNEELAKEIQKRGHELSNHAYSHPNMSRLSTERAKLEISKTQDLLKEKLGVENHWFAPPSGDFNQQTVDIASRMGLQTVLWTLDTVDWRKPSSESVVVKIAKNVEAGTLILMHPTAASSGALKGMIDSIRAKGLMLGTVSETLSSERVKASAVE
- the dut gene encoding dUTP diphosphatase; translation: MLHYVQIQKLPGNEDIKLPQKMSELASGFDVVAAIQEEVVLQPGQRTLIPTGLAMAMPAGLEAQVRPRSGLAFKHGITCLNTPGTIDADYRGEVKVLLINLGQEPFTIVRGERIAQIVFQTVPAVELTEVSELSETVRGEGGFGHTGK
- the pnp gene encoding polyribonucleotide nucleotidyltransferase produces the protein MEQRVEMQLGGRTLTFETGRLAKQANAAVKVTYGDTVVLCTVTASSEPKDLDFFPLTVNYEERLYAVGKIPGGFIKREGRPSEKAILSSRLTDRPIRPLFPEGFRNDVQVLNIVMSVDQDCEPQIAAMIGTSAALSISDVPFSGPIGGVKVGRINGEFIINPTIAQLEVSELELVVAGTKDAIMMVEAEANELPEEVMLEAIMFGHDEIKNIVAVIEQLVQVAGKEKMAVKLHAVNAEVNSSVREFASARLIEAVKIAEKHARQDAIDAVNDETVAHFEEKYIETPELLKDVKEVLHDIVKEEVRRLITHDKVRPDGRGLAEIRPIECDTSLLPRTHGSGLFTRGQTQALSVCTLGALGDVQILDGISLEETKRFMHHYNFPPFSVGEARPLRAPGRREIGHGALGERALSKVIPSETDFPYTIRLVSEVLESNGSTSQASICASTLAMMDAGVPIKAPVAGVAMGLIKDGDHVSILSDIQGMEDHLGDMDFKVAGTPDGVTAIQMDIKIDGIDRQILSEALAQAKEGRMHILGKMTEVMKTPREQLSQYAPKITTMHINPDKIRDVIGAGGKIINKIIEETGVKIDIEQDGRVFIASSNQEMNDKAKSIIEGIVREVLVGEIYVGKVKRVEKFGAFVEVLPNKEGLVHISQLSTERVAKVEDVVAIGDSITVKVTEIDPQGRINLSRKAVLTAEAPAQS
- the dpsA gene encoding dipicolinate synthase subunit DpsA codes for the protein MLTGVRIIVMGGDARQLEVIQKCAELDATVSVVGFDKLQRSIPGIEHQELEDELFASTDVLVLPVVGCDDQGKVSTSFSDTPIFLKKEHVAALPEHCTVFTGMAKPFLRDLCKENGLRLVEVLDRDDIALYNSIPTAEGAIAMAIRETDFTIHGSECIVLGLGRTGFTMAKTLQGLGANVRVGIRRDEDAARAAIMGWKPFMTTDLAAQTGEVDLLFNTIPTMIITAQILSRMPQKAVIIDLASAPGGCDFRYAEKRGIKALLAPGLPGIVAPKTAGGIIADALIRLLLEEQNAREVEQ
- the dapG gene encoding aspartate kinase, with amino-acid sequence MRIMVQKFGGTSLSTVQAREHVLRHVKRELEAGLSLVVVVSAMGRRGEPYATDTLLDWTAQNGNALSAREKDLLLCCGEIISATTLSSLLEHEGIPTTVLTGAQAGFVTDDNFGNARILDVRPIRVLEQLQNGRVVIVTGFQGQTENGDFTTLGRGGSDTSATALGAALHAEMVDIYTDVNGILTADPRIVEDARPLTVVSYAEICNMAHQGAKVIHPRAVEIAMQSQIPVRVRSTFDESEGTLVTHPEGFQDVQTGIVDRYVTGIAYVSNVTQITVEVPGGADRLQLKVFKTMAENSISVDFINVTPSGVVYTVFDSDSEKAIQVLQEIGLKPQSLSGCAKVSVIGGGINGVPGIMARIVESLTLADIQILQSADSNTTIWVLVKKEDMVQALRALHASFELHL